The following nucleotide sequence is from Geitlerinema sp. PCC 9228.
AGTTCTCAGTTTGGAAGAACACATGGATGCCGTCTTAGCCATTGCCGCCAGTCCCGACGGCCATCTTTTAGCCTCCGGCAGTTCCGACTGTTCCGTCAAAATTTGGGATTTAACCACCGGCTACGAATTTCGCACCCTCTACGGTCACGAAGATTCGGTGGTTTCGGTAGCCATCAGTCCCGATGGTCGCCTCCTCGCTTCTGGCAGTTCCGATTGTTCTATTAAAATCTGGGATATAAAAAAAGGCAAACTCCTGCATACCCTCACCGGACAAAATCATTCCGTTCTCTCAGTGGATATCGCACCCGATGGCAAAACCTTGATTAGCGGCGGTTACGGCGATGCCATCATTGTTTGGGATGTAACCACAGGAGAACAATTGCGTACCATCACCGGACACGAAGATTCGGTGCTTTCGGTGGTTGCCAGTGCCGACAACAAAACCTTGGCTTCTGGTAGTTCCGATTGCACAATTAAATTATGGAATTTTCGCCAAGGTAGCGAAATCAAAACCCTAACCGGCCACGAAGATTCTATTATATCTATGGATATGACCCGCGATGGCAAAACGTTGGTAAGCGGCAGTTCCGACAAAACCATCAAAATCTGGAAAATTCCTGGCTAATTTTCTGGAAAAGTTTCCCTTGATGAGACCTGCAACTGGATATTGAAAGTGCAAGAATCTCTCCGCCAATCTCCTCGTTCCCCATCGAGTTCGGTCCCACCGCAACGGTGGCACATTGCCGAAGCAGACACGCAAAAAGCACGGTGGCTAGCCGAACAAACGAACATCGACCCGGTTTTGGCACAAGTTTTGCTCAATCGCGGCATCGATACCCTAGAGGCAGCCACGGAATTTTTGTATCCGGAAAATATGGTTTTGCCGGACCCTCGGGAAGTTTTTCCCGATTTGCCGGTTAGTTTGGCTTTGTTGCAACAAGCGATCGCGCAAAATTGGCCTGTGGTTATCTGTGGCGACTACGATGCCGATGGTATGACCAGTACGGCGTTGTTGTTGCGATCGCTGCGTTGGTTGGGGGCTAACGTAAATTACGATATTCCCAGCCGCATGTCGGAAGGCTACGGCATCAACGAGCGGATTGTGGAAGACTGCTACGAAAACGGCATTCGCTTAATTTTAACCGTTGACAACGGCATTGCTGCCTACAACCCCATTGCCAGAGCCAAAGAATTAGGTATCCAGGTCATTATCACCGACCACCACGATTTACCCCCGGAACTTCCCCCCGCCGATGCCATTCTCAATCCCAAATTGCTGCCCACCAGTTCCGTTTATTGGGGAATTGCTGGGGTGGGAGTTGCCTATATTTTAGCGGTTTCCCTCGCCAAGGGATACCAACAAGAAGAACAGTTGGATAACGACCTGCTGGCGTTGTTTGCTTTGGGAACGGTGGCGGATTTGGCACCACTAACGGGGGTGAATCGCAAGTGGGTTCGGACGGGATTGCGATCGCTTCCCCATTCCCCAGTAGAAGGGATTAAAGCTCTCATCCAAGTGTCGGGGGTAACCCAGAAAAAACAAACCCTGAAACCGGAAGACATTGGCTTTCGCCTAGGACCGCGTATCAATGCCGTGGGTCGCATTGCCGATCCCCAAACGGTTATTGAGTTGCTAACCACCGACGACCCGGCAGTGGCTTTACAGCGAGCCATGGAATGCGAACAAATTAACCGCGAACGCCAGTCCATGTGCCATGCTATCGAACAAGAAGCTATTGAATGGGTCGAAACCCAAGGTACGGATTGGCAGCAAAGGCGGGTTTTGGTTCTGGTACAACCCAAATGGCACCATGGGGTGATTGGCATTGTGGCTTCCCGGCTGGTGGAACGATATGGCGTACCGGTTTTTATTGCTACCTACGAAGACGAACAACACCAGCACATTCGCGGGTCGGCAAGGGGGATTCCGGAGTTTCATGTTTTTGAAGCGTTGCAGTTTTGCGATGATTTGTTGGGGAAATACGGCGGTCACCGAGCAGCAGGTGGGTTTTCTCTGGCAGCGGACAATTTTGCAGCTTTTCGCGATCGCCTCAGTCAATTTGCCCATCAATGCCTGCAGCCGGAGCATTTGAAGCCTTTGATTTCTATCGATGCTCGTTTGTCTCTGGCGGCTGCCGATTTACCCCTTTACGAGCAAATGCAAGCTTTTCAGCCGATGGGGATTGAGAACAATACCCCCATTTTTTGGACGTCGGTGGAAGTTATTGACCAAAAGGTGGTCGGCGACAATCATGTCAAGTTGCGTTTGCAGGAAGGCGATACCCTCCGAGATGCGATTGCGTGGCGTTGGGGGTCTTACTATCCCCTACCTCGTCAAATTGATGTTGCCTATCGCTTGCAAGAAAATGAGTTTAATGGTATAATTAGCGCTCAACTAGAAATTGCGGGGGTTCGCTTGCCTGCTGTCACCAGCCATCCGACGACGAAACGCACCACCCGTCAGATTACGTTTACTTACAAACAACGCCAATATAGCTGTGCGGTTTATCAAAACGGTAGCAAGCAAGAACTACGCATCCGCAACCAACAGGGCGAAGTTTTGGCAGTGACCAAGGGCGAAATTTGGGGACTTGTGGGCAAAAATCGCGACAGTGCCCGTCAAGTTGATGTCCGCCAGCCGTTCTTTTACCATCTCATTAAGACAGCGATCGCATCTTTACCGCCGCACGCTGAATAAAGCGATCGCTACCTCTATGTTTACACAGCTTATATATTTGAGCAAAAGAATTTCCCCAAAAAAATAAACTTGCCCCAGACGTTTCGCGAAGCGCCTCTACAAAGTTTGAGTGATTTTTCTAAAAAATGAAATGTAATATACGCGATTTCGTCCCTTTTGTCAATCCCCAGGTTAACCAAAACTCGGAGGGTAAAAACGCCACTCGAAACCGATGGCTCCAAGCTAGGCCTTTACCCCCCAAATTTGGCAGAACTGAGTTGTCGCCATCTAACTTTATAAATCGCCGCCGCGAACGGCTAGCAAGAAAATCACAATGGGACCAGAAATCATAATCGCCGCCACCAGGGCAAGCTGGACAATTGGTTCCCAGTTGAAGCTAGCCAAGCCGCTGAGTAAATCGTTTAGAAATTCCATGGTTGTTCTGGTACAACTACTGAATCTAGCGTTTCATAATTTATATTATCTGGTTCCCTCAATCTAGTTTAAGGAACTTTACAAAAGTATAGAAAACGACAACTTCCTAAGCATTCTCCCTTAGAATATCTATGGAGGCGAATTGTTCGCGATCGCCGTTTCCAGTCCCTGTTACCATAGTTATTTGAGTTCCAGTACATGCCGGGAGTCACGCTTTGACAGTCAATATTTCTCCATCAACCACCAACCAAACAACCGCCAATTCTTCTACCGAAACGTCTTCATCAGAACCAACCACCTCCCAAACCCCATCCTCCTCTCGTTCTACCTCTTTAGGAGGCATTTGGGCAGTCTTTTCCTCCACCTTTATCACTATTTTGCTGGCGGAAATGGGAGACAAAACCCAAGTCGCTACCCTCCTGATGAGTGCCGAATCTCACGAACCCTGGATGGTGTTTGCTGGGGCAGGAACCGCTTTGGTTGCCACCAGCTTGATTGGGGTTAGCTTGGGAAGTTGGTTGGGCAACCGCCTGTCGCCGCGAGTTCTGGAAAAATCGGCTGGCGTTTTATTGCTGTTTGTGGCGGCTTCTTTATTGTGGGAAATCTTTGCCTGACTAGTGGCAAATCCCAGCTCAAGTACAAACGTTTGCAAATAGCTTGAAAAAATAGATACAAAACAAGACTTATGGATTGGCAATTAATCGGATTGAGCTTTATGACCGTATTTTTGGCAGAGTTGGGCGACAAAAGCCAAGTAGCTGCGATCGCATTGGGAGGCAGTAGCAAAGCCCCCAAAGCAGTGTTTTTGGGAACGGCTTCTGCCCTCGTCTTAGCCAGTTTTTTGGGGATTATGGTTGGCGAGGGAACCGCTCAAATCTTACCACAAGATATCGTCAAAGCGATCGCAGCCGTTGGTTTTACCATTATGGCCTTTCGCCTGTTATTTGGTTCCAGCGAAGCAGAAGAAACAGAAGAATAGATTGCCCATTTGATG
It contains:
- a CDS encoding WD40 repeat domain-containing protein → MSQFESVDLQALSQQIQKLQQQVDGLSQQLQEILKELQVARTERQNLQQALHTSPNEAETPAVSAAETPNPYGNLPTPAPAPAPYLPVDNLRYQDMVLWGTLAGHTDSVLSVAVSWQGDIIASGSVDRTLKIWDLNEARELFTLEGHQSSVVTVAISPDGQALFTGSADGIVKVWRRVTGAQVLSLEEHMDAVLAIAASPDGHLLASGSSDCSVKIWDLTTGYEFRTLYGHEDSVVSVAISPDGRLLASGSSDCSIKIWDIKKGKLLHTLTGQNHSVLSVDIAPDGKTLISGGYGDAIIVWDVTTGEQLRTITGHEDSVLSVVASADNKTLASGSSDCTIKLWNFRQGSEIKTLTGHEDSIISMDMTRDGKTLVSGSSDKTIKIWKIPG
- the recJ gene encoding single-stranded-DNA-specific exonuclease RecJ; its protein translation is MQESLRQSPRSPSSSVPPQRWHIAEADTQKARWLAEQTNIDPVLAQVLLNRGIDTLEAATEFLYPENMVLPDPREVFPDLPVSLALLQQAIAQNWPVVICGDYDADGMTSTALLLRSLRWLGANVNYDIPSRMSEGYGINERIVEDCYENGIRLILTVDNGIAAYNPIARAKELGIQVIITDHHDLPPELPPADAILNPKLLPTSSVYWGIAGVGVAYILAVSLAKGYQQEEQLDNDLLALFALGTVADLAPLTGVNRKWVRTGLRSLPHSPVEGIKALIQVSGVTQKKQTLKPEDIGFRLGPRINAVGRIADPQTVIELLTTDDPAVALQRAMECEQINRERQSMCHAIEQEAIEWVETQGTDWQQRRVLVLVQPKWHHGVIGIVASRLVERYGVPVFIATYEDEQHQHIRGSARGIPEFHVFEALQFCDDLLGKYGGHRAAGGFSLAADNFAAFRDRLSQFAHQCLQPEHLKPLISIDARLSLAAADLPLYEQMQAFQPMGIENNTPIFWTSVEVIDQKVVGDNHVKLRLQEGDTLRDAIAWRWGSYYPLPRQIDVAYRLQENEFNGIISAQLEIAGVRLPAVTSHPTTKRTTRQITFTYKQRQYSCAVYQNGSKQELRIRNQQGEVLAVTKGEIWGLVGKNRDSARQVDVRQPFFYHLIKTAIASLPPHAE
- a CDS encoding photosystem II reaction center protein Ycf12, encoding MEFLNDLLSGLASFNWEPIVQLALVAAIMISGPIVIFLLAVRGGDL
- a CDS encoding TMEM165/GDT1 family protein, with translation MTVNISPSTTNQTTANSSTETSSSEPTTSQTPSSSRSTSLGGIWAVFSSTFITILLAEMGDKTQVATLLMSAESHEPWMVFAGAGTALVATSLIGVSLGSWLGNRLSPRVLEKSAGVLLLFVAASLLWEIFA
- a CDS encoding TMEM165/GDT1 family protein, giving the protein MDWQLIGLSFMTVFLAELGDKSQVAAIALGGSSKAPKAVFLGTASALVLASFLGIMVGEGTAQILPQDIVKAIAAVGFTIMAFRLLFGSSEAEETEE